One genomic segment of Labeo rohita strain BAU-BD-2019 chromosome 14, IGBB_LRoh.1.0, whole genome shotgun sequence includes these proteins:
- the LOC127176130 gene encoding C-terminal-binding protein 1 isoform X2 has protein sequence MALMDKHKVKRQRLDRICEGIRPPILNGPMHPRPLVALLDGRDCTVEMPILKDVATVAFCDAQSTQEIHEKVLNEAVAALLYHTITLSRDDLDKFKGLRVIVRIGSGFDNVDIKAAAELGIAVCNVPAASVEETADTAMCLILNLYRRVTWMHQALREGTRASSVEQIREVAGGAARIRGETLGIIGLGRVGQAVALRAKAFGFGVIFYDPYLPDGVERSLGLQRMATLQDLLIHSDCVSLHCSLNEHNHHLINDFTIKQMRQGAFLVNTARGGLVDEKALAQALKEGRIRGAALDVHETEPFSFSQGPLKDAPNLICTPHTSWYSEQASIEAREEAAREVRRAITGRIPDSLKNCVNKEYLMAASQWPSMEATTVHSELNGAAAYRFPAGLIGVAAGGLPGAGAGVEGIVAGSLPLAHGIAPVSHPPHTPSPGQPSKAEADRDIPSDQ, from the exons GCATTCGACCACCCATCCTAAATGGCCCCATGCACCCTCGTCCTCTGGTGGCACTGCTGGATGGGCGGGACTGTACGGTGGAGATGCCCATCCTGAAGGACGTGGCCACTGTGGCCTTCTGTGATGCCCAGTCCACCCAGGAGATCCACGAGAAG GTCCTAAATGAGGCTGTTGCTGCCTTGCTTTACCACACCATCACGCTCTCGCGAGACGATCTGGACAAGTTCAAAGGTCTTCGGGTTATTGTGAGGATTGGCAGTGGATTTGACAATGTTGACATAAAAGCTGCAGCAGAGCTGG GTATAGCAGTGTGTAACGTGCCAGCCGCATCTGTGGAGGAGACGGCAGACACCGCCATGTGTCTAATTCTGAATCTGTACCGCCGCGTTACCTGGATGCATCAGGCTCTGCGCGAGGGCACCCGTGCCTCAAGTGTGGAGCAGATCCGGGAGGTGGCTGGAGGTGCAGCACGTATTCGAGGCGAGACGCTTGGCATTATTGGACTGG GACGTGTTGGCCAAGCAGTTGCTCTGAGGGCAAAGGCCTTTGGTTTTGGAGTGATTTTCTATGACCCGTACCTGCCAGATGGGGTGGAGCGATCACTAGGGCTCCAGCGCATGGCGACACTACAGGACCTGCTCATCCATTCAGACTGTGTGTCGCTACACTGCAGCCTAAACGAGCACAACCACCACCTCATCAACGACTTCACCATCAAACAG ATGCGCCAGGGCGCCTTCCTGGTGAACACAGCGCGTGGTGGTCTGGTGGATGAGAAAGCTCTGGCCCAGGCTCTGAAAGAAGGCAGAATACGGGGAGCAGCTCTGGACGTCCATGAGACAGAGCCCTTCAG TTTCTCTCAGGGCCCGTTGAAGGATGCTCCAAATCTTATCTGTACCCCACACACATCCTGGTACAGCGAACAGGCCTCCATTGAGGCCAGAGAGGAGGCGGCACGGGAGGTGCGCAGAGCCATCACAG GTCGTATCCCAGACAGTCTGAAGAACTGCGTGAATAAGGAGTATTTGATGGCAGCCTCTCAGTGGCCGTCTATGGAGGCCACCACCGTGCACTCTGAACTGAATGGAGCTGCAGCCTACAG GTTCCCTGCTGGGCTGATTGGCGTAGCGGCGGGCGGGCTGCCTGGAGCCGGGGCAGGAGTGGAGGGCATAGTGGCTGGATCCCTGCCCCTGGCCCACGGCATCGCCCCGGTCTCACACCCGCCTCATACCCCATCGCCCGGGCAACCCTCGAAGGCCGAGGCGGACAGAGACATCCCTTCCGACCAATAG
- the LOC127176130 gene encoding C-terminal-binding protein 1 isoform X1, whose translation MDDMGDGCLPGRNSLTLIVKGGERAIEGEEGREDRRVDFMMQGIRPPILNGPMHPRPLVALLDGRDCTVEMPILKDVATVAFCDAQSTQEIHEKVLNEAVAALLYHTITLSRDDLDKFKGLRVIVRIGSGFDNVDIKAAAELGIAVCNVPAASVEETADTAMCLILNLYRRVTWMHQALREGTRASSVEQIREVAGGAARIRGETLGIIGLGRVGQAVALRAKAFGFGVIFYDPYLPDGVERSLGLQRMATLQDLLIHSDCVSLHCSLNEHNHHLINDFTIKQMRQGAFLVNTARGGLVDEKALAQALKEGRIRGAALDVHETEPFSFSQGPLKDAPNLICTPHTSWYSEQASIEAREEAAREVRRAITGRIPDSLKNCVNKEYLMAASQWPSMEATTVHSELNGAAAYRFPAGLIGVAAGGLPGAGAGVEGIVAGSLPLAHGIAPVSHPPHTPSPGQPSKAEADRDIPSDQ comes from the exons GCATTCGACCACCCATCCTAAATGGCCCCATGCACCCTCGTCCTCTGGTGGCACTGCTGGATGGGCGGGACTGTACGGTGGAGATGCCCATCCTGAAGGACGTGGCCACTGTGGCCTTCTGTGATGCCCAGTCCACCCAGGAGATCCACGAGAAG GTCCTAAATGAGGCTGTTGCTGCCTTGCTTTACCACACCATCACGCTCTCGCGAGACGATCTGGACAAGTTCAAAGGTCTTCGGGTTATTGTGAGGATTGGCAGTGGATTTGACAATGTTGACATAAAAGCTGCAGCAGAGCTGG GTATAGCAGTGTGTAACGTGCCAGCCGCATCTGTGGAGGAGACGGCAGACACCGCCATGTGTCTAATTCTGAATCTGTACCGCCGCGTTACCTGGATGCATCAGGCTCTGCGCGAGGGCACCCGTGCCTCAAGTGTGGAGCAGATCCGGGAGGTGGCTGGAGGTGCAGCACGTATTCGAGGCGAGACGCTTGGCATTATTGGACTGG GACGTGTTGGCCAAGCAGTTGCTCTGAGGGCAAAGGCCTTTGGTTTTGGAGTGATTTTCTATGACCCGTACCTGCCAGATGGGGTGGAGCGATCACTAGGGCTCCAGCGCATGGCGACACTACAGGACCTGCTCATCCATTCAGACTGTGTGTCGCTACACTGCAGCCTAAACGAGCACAACCACCACCTCATCAACGACTTCACCATCAAACAG ATGCGCCAGGGCGCCTTCCTGGTGAACACAGCGCGTGGTGGTCTGGTGGATGAGAAAGCTCTGGCCCAGGCTCTGAAAGAAGGCAGAATACGGGGAGCAGCTCTGGACGTCCATGAGACAGAGCCCTTCAG TTTCTCTCAGGGCCCGTTGAAGGATGCTCCAAATCTTATCTGTACCCCACACACATCCTGGTACAGCGAACAGGCCTCCATTGAGGCCAGAGAGGAGGCGGCACGGGAGGTGCGCAGAGCCATCACAG GTCGTATCCCAGACAGTCTGAAGAACTGCGTGAATAAGGAGTATTTGATGGCAGCCTCTCAGTGGCCGTCTATGGAGGCCACCACCGTGCACTCTGAACTGAATGGAGCTGCAGCCTACAG GTTCCCTGCTGGGCTGATTGGCGTAGCGGCGGGCGGGCTGCCTGGAGCCGGGGCAGGAGTGGAGGGCATAGTGGCTGGATCCCTGCCCCTGGCCCACGGCATCGCCCCGGTCTCACACCCGCCTCATACCCCATCGCCCGGGCAACCCTCGAAGGCCGAGGCGGACAGAGACATCCCTTCCGACCAATAG